Proteins co-encoded in one Astyanax mexicanus isolate ESR-SI-001 chromosome 1, AstMex3_surface, whole genome shotgun sequence genomic window:
- the emc6 gene encoding ER membrane protein complex subunit 6, translated as MATLAAKREGPQFISEVAVRGNAAVLEYCRTSVSALSGATAGILGLTGLYGFIFYFLASFLLSVLLILKAGRRWNKCFKSRRLLFTGGLVGGLFTYVLFWTFLYGMVHVY; from the coding sequence ATGGCCACTCTGGCAGCTAAACGCGAGGGTCCGCAGTTCATCAGCGAGGTGGCCGTGAGGGGCAACGCGGCGGTGCTGGAGTACTGCAGGACCTCAGTGTCAGCCCTGTCCGGAGCCACTGCGGGCATCCTGGGTCTCACAGGCCTGTACGGCTTCATCTTCTACTTCCTGGCCTCCTTCCTCCTCTCGGTGCTCCTCATCCTCAAAGCTGGTCGGCGGTGGAACAAGTGCTTCAAGTCACGGCGGCTGCTTTTTACTGGGGGCCTCGTCGGGGGGCTTTTCACCTATGTGTTGTTCTGGACTTTTCTCTACGGCATGGTGCATGTGTACTGA